The Helicoverpa zea isolate HzStark_Cry1AcR chromosome 2, ilHelZeax1.1, whole genome shotgun sequence DNA window CCTAATGGTAGGTATAGAAAATATAATCGAATCAAAAAATACTATTAGCTACGCATCTACATTAAAAACGTTGTAACGTACAGAGAGTACCTGTGACGTAGGTATATTCTATAAGTCATTCATATTTTGCTTATTTCCAGCGTTCAAGGACTTCACTTGCCCAGCCCCACCCCAAGACGAGTATGGACAAATTTCTGACATCATTTATCACTACAGGTATAAATTCACTttagcataatttattttagcatTTTAGCATATAATATACAGTGTAATAATCTTTACTTATATTGCATCCTAGGTATGGTGGACACTGTAAATTGTACGTAGCCTGCCAGTTGGGACACCCTCGACTCTTGAGCTGCGACCGAGGACTTTCCTTTGATGAGGCGTCGCAGTCCTGTATTAATGAGGATTTAGTCACAGATTGTTCAGTTCCCTACTGAAACTTACAACAATAATTAAATGACCCAAAATAAATGCCAAAAggcttaaaataataactttttatttacttacattaattcctccttattttactaaaaacttttttaagacTGGCAATGTTTAAAACCAGTTCTATCTACGTTGTTAAAAAGTTACATTTAAAACTACTGTGATTGGTGCAAAAACCCACCGTTTTCATAACGGCCaatcagaattttattttgtcttcaaagaCTGTATGAAAACAATTTCATATTTCCGCCAAAGAAGCGCGGTTTTATAGccacaatattttcaaatttgaatttttatttgcaaGATAATGAGAGTTATCACAAAAGCTACAAAGTGCAAATGTATAAAACGACATACGATTTGATTATTCCAAGAGAGGAGTGTTGAATAACAGCGTATTCCGTAGGATGACGGATCGTAGTGCGAATACCGCGAGACATTCCGCTAGCGCAGCCCTGGCGGACATCGCCCCAGTTGCCCCTTCGGATCGAGCGGTTGCGTAGTCACGACTCGCGACCGGAGCCTCTGAGTcccatttacttttttataatcaGTGTGTTCCTaaagtgaattttaaaataacaaaaacaatataaagtCGATATCCTGTCATATGTGTTATCTCAAGCTTTTCTATAATTCCATGTCTAGCTGTGCACAAAATGGAAGATTCCTACATTATCGCTAATTTCCACACGCTATGTCGACTGTGTCTGAACAAAAGTACATTCTCGACATCGATATTCGCAGCTGCGCCTGACGACGAAACTAATGTTTCTTTAACCTCTAAACTAGCTGAATGTTTCGAGTTGCAAGTAAGTACAACACACATTTCTTAccgttttttaattgttttaataaaatatacgcCTTCATTGATTGAAACCATGTTATTTCAGATTGATCCTAATGATGGGATGCCCAACAGAATCTGCTATAAATGCTTGTTTAAAGTCGATAAGTGCTCAAAATTCAAACTCCAGTGCATTCAGAATGAAACAAGGTTGAGGCAGATAACAACAAGAGTAAATGAGCTAGACAATTCCAACTCTTCAGAACTCAGCAGTTACAACTATGGATCTCATTCTCAAGATGGACAAAAACCAAAACCTGAGGATTATATTGTTGAAGACAGTGTTGTGATGGTTGTTGATCCCAGCCTTGACTATGACTCCTCTGAGGAATCTGAAAATATGGACCCTGTAGAACCAGAAGTAGTGGAAAGAAATAACACTCCAGATGGAGAGCCAATGGCTGAATCTTTTTTCAAGAATGTGTTTATGTGCCAGTTCTGTGATCAAGCTTTTGTTTCTCAAGAAAAATGTAAAGAGCATGAACATAATTGCCATGATCCCAATTTACCATATAGATGTGTTGAGTGTAGTCTAGTCTTTGCTGAGCGCAGTCAATATGTACAGCATACTAAGCAAGTACATGGTAATGATAAACCCTACCATTGTCCAGAATGTGATAAATGTTTTGGGAGGCGCTCGGACTTGCGAAAGCACTCCATCGTCCACACTGGCATTAGGCCATACCAATGTCAATATTGTTTGAAAAGCTTCTCCCGTAATACTAATCTTAGTAAGCATCTTCGTATTCATGCAGGACATAAGCCTCATGTGTGCCCACTCTGTCCAAGGAGTTTCGTGGCAAAAGGAGACTTACAGCGCCATGTGCTTGTTCATTCAGGAATGAAGCCTTTTGCCTGTAGGAAATGCCCTTTAACATTTGGTAGAAGAGATAAACTTATCAAGCATGAAATGCGACATGGCCccatgagcccaaacaaaacaaatgattttGACAATGAACATGACTCACATGACATGGTTGTGAATGTGAATCCCTTTAGCAACCTCATGACCTCACCTACTCAGCTCCATCCAGATTCATCAAATACTGAATATGATTTACCTCGTGTCCCAGATCATATATCAGGTGAGAGCAGTTTCATGAAGGTACAGAAAAATACATCTGCCTCAAATAAGCCTGCCCAACATTCCCCTTCAAAACAAAAAGCGGCTGCAAATAAAAACAGacctaaaaatataaagtgTCATCAGTGTCCTAAAAGGTTTAGTTCTTTAGATTCTTATAAAACTCATGTGTCTATTGCACATATAGGATCCAGGGTCTTCCAATGCAAAATTTGTTTCAAGAAGTTCCCTCGAAAAAGAGAGTTAGATCGCCAT harbors:
- the LOC124641425 gene encoding zinc finger protein 497-like, which encodes MEDSYIIANFHTLCRLCLNKSTFSTSIFAAAPDDETNVSLTSKLAECFELQIDPNDGMPNRICYKCLFKVDKCSKFKLQCIQNETRLRQITTRVNELDNSNSSELSSYNYGSHSQDGQKPKPEDYIVEDSVVMVVDPSLDYDSSEESENMDPVEPEVVERNNTPDGEPMAESFFKNVFMCQFCDQAFVSQEKCKEHEHNCHDPNLPYRCVECSLVFAERSQYVQHTKQVHGNDKPYHCPECDKCFGRRSDLRKHSIVHTGIRPYQCQYCLKSFSRNTNLSKHLRIHAGHKPHVCPLCPRSFVAKGDLQRHVLVHSGMKPFACRKCPLTFGRRDKLIKHEMRHGPMSPNKTNDFDNEHDSHDMVVNVNPFSNLMTSPTQLHPDSSNTEYDLPRVPDHISGESSFMKVQKNTSASNKPAQHSPSKQKAAANKNRPKNIKCHQCPKRFSSLDSYKTHVSIAHIGSRVFQCKICFKKFPRKRELDRHAALHSGMKPFSCNQCDKKFTKKDKLDKHEQTHECLVVNMPCIECGATFEKKADLVAHIKSHFTENFDDKMTEAEIKKEEDPEFNLDDNFYDLET